One genomic segment of Kogia breviceps isolate mKogBre1 chromosome 11, mKogBre1 haplotype 1, whole genome shotgun sequence includes these proteins:
- the ARID5A gene encoding AT-rich interactive domain-containing protein 5A isoform X3, with the protein MAKEPRGDDGATERPKKAKEEKRVDQMMPGKTKTDAPDLARLPSQEPSRDGMEQRSPAPGPSLPFVGASGCPEAYRRLLSSFYCKGTHGIMSPLAKKKLLAQVSKAEALQCQEEGCRHGAGGEPQAPPAIRPLENPRSPGGPAENSRHRLSPPEGTQGPGGSLKEEAQVGPRPSAPIFTGCFHAYPTEVLKPVSQHPRDFFPSLKDGVLLGPPSKEEGLPAKEPQLVWGGDADHPSAFHKGGSRRGGLYPKPKACWVSPMTKVPVESPVPLTTFPSCPGLGNKRSLEEEGLVHGGKKLRAVSPFLKEMDAKECGTKSVGPDLAVSCLLGPALGPALPEAYRGTMLRCPLNFAGTLDPLKGQATLPFSPLVIPAFPAHLLATAAPSPTASGLMHFPPASFDSALRHRLCPASSAWHVPPATTYAVPHFSFHLNTKL; encoded by the exons ATGGCCAAGGAGCCTCGAGGGGATGACGGGGCCACTGAGAGGCCAAAGAAAGCCAAGGAGGAGAAGCGGGTGGACCAA atGATGCCAGGAAAGACCAAAACAGATGCCCCTGACCTGGCAAGGCTTCCTAGCCAGGAGCCCTCCAGGGATGGCATGGAACAGCGAAGCCCAGCCCCTGGGCCCTCTCTGCCCTTCGTGGGTGCCAGCGGCTGCCCTGAGGCCTACAGGCGGCTTCTGTCCAGCTTCTACTGCAAAGGGACACATGGTATCATGTCACCACTGGCCAAAAAGAAGCTTCTGGCCCAGGTGAGCAAGGCGGAGGCCTTGCAGTGCCAGGAGGAGGGCTGTCGCCACGGGGCAGGTGGGGAGCCCCAGGCACCCCCAGCTATTCGGCCCTTGGAGAATCCCCGGAGCCCAGGAGGGCCAGCCGAGAACTCCAGGCACCGGCTGTCACCTCCAGAGGGAACACAGGGCCCTGGTGGCAGCCTCAAGGAGGAGGCTCAGGTGGGCCCTCGCCCGTCGGCCCCCATCTTCACTGGCTGCTTCCACGCCTACCCCACCGAGGTGCTGAAGCCTGTCAGCCAGCACCCCCGGGACTTCTTCCCCAGTCTTAAAGATGGGGTGTTATTAGGGCCTCCTAGCAAAGAGGAGGGGCTGCCAGCCAAAGAGCCCCAGCTGGTGTGGGGCGGGGATGCCGACCACCCCTCTGCATTCCACAAGGGCGGCTCCAGAAGGGGCGGCCTCTACCCCAAACCCAAAGCCTGCTGGGTGTCCCCCATGACCAAGGTCCCTGTCGAGAGCCCTGTGCCCCTGACCACCTTCCCAAGCTGCCCAGGCCTGGGCAACAAGCGCAGCCTGGAGGAAGAGGGCTTGGTCCATGGTGGCAAAAAACTGCGCGCAGTGTCTCCCTTTCTTAAGGAGATGGATGCCAAGGAGTGCGGGACCAAGTCTGTGGGGCCCGACTTGGCCGTCTCCTGCCTGCTGGGCCCGGCCCTGGGGCCCGCCCTCCCAGAGGCCTACAGGGGCACCATGCTGCGCTGCCCGCTGAACTTCGCCGGCACCCTGGACCCCTTAAAGGGCCAGGCCACACTCCCCTTCAGCCCACTGGTCATCCCGGCCTTCCCAGCCCACCTCCTGGCCACTGCAGCACCCTCGCCCACGGCCTCCGGCCTGATGCACTTCCCCCCCGCATCCTTCGACAGCGCCCTGCGCCACAGACTTTGCCCAGCCTCGTCTGCGTGGCACGTGCCACCTGCCACAACCTATGCAGTGCCCCACTTCTCCTTCCACCTGAACACCAAGCTGTAG
- the ARID5A gene encoding AT-rich interactive domain-containing protein 5A isoform X2, translating to MKERHTPIERVPHLGFKQINLWKIYKAVEKLGAYELVTGRRLWKNVYDELGGSPGSTSAATCTRRHYERLVLPYVRHLKGEDDKPLPPSKPRKQYKMAKEPRGDDGATERPKKAKEEKRVDQMMPGKTKTDAPDLARLPSQEPSRDGMEQRSPAPGPSLPFVGASGCPEAYRRLLSSFYCKGTHGIMSPLAKKKLLAQVSKAEALQCQEEGCRHGAGGEPQAPPAIRPLENPRSPGGPAENSRHRLSPPEGTQGPGGSLKEEAQVGPRPSAPIFTGCFHAYPTEVLKPVSQHPRDFFPSLKDGVLLGPPSKEEGLPAKEPQLVWGGDADHPSAFHKGGSRRGGLYPKPKACWVSPMTKVPVESPVPLTTFPSCPGLGNKRSLEEEGLVHGGKKLRAVSPFLKEMDAKECGTKSVGPDLAVSCLLGPALGPALPEAYRGTMLRCPLNFAGTLDPLKGQATLPFSPLVIPAFPAHLLATAAPSPTASGLMHFPPASFDSALRHRLCPASSAWHVPPATTYAVPHFSFHLNTKL from the exons ATGAAGGAGCGACACACGCCCATCGAGAGGGTGCCCCATCTCGGCTTCAAGCAGA TTAACCTGTGGAAGATCTACAAGGCTGTGGAGAAGCTGGGGGCCTATGAGCTG GTGACTGGCCGCCGCCTCTGGAAGAACGTGTATGACGAGCTGGGGGGCAGCCCGGGCAGCACCAGCGCGGCCACATGCACGCGCCGCCACTACGAGAG GTTGGTCCTCCCATATGTGCGGCACCTGAAGGGAGAGGATGACAAGCCCCTGCCCCCCTCCAAGCCCAGGAAGCAGTACAAGATGGCCAAGGAGCCTCGAGGGGATGACGGGGCCACTGAGAGGCCAAAGAAAGCCAAGGAGGAGAAGCGGGTGGACCAA atGATGCCAGGAAAGACCAAAACAGATGCCCCTGACCTGGCAAGGCTTCCTAGCCAGGAGCCCTCCAGGGATGGCATGGAACAGCGAAGCCCAGCCCCTGGGCCCTCTCTGCCCTTCGTGGGTGCCAGCGGCTGCCCTGAGGCCTACAGGCGGCTTCTGTCCAGCTTCTACTGCAAAGGGACACATGGTATCATGTCACCACTGGCCAAAAAGAAGCTTCTGGCCCAGGTGAGCAAGGCGGAGGCCTTGCAGTGCCAGGAGGAGGGCTGTCGCCACGGGGCAGGTGGGGAGCCCCAGGCACCCCCAGCTATTCGGCCCTTGGAGAATCCCCGGAGCCCAGGAGGGCCAGCCGAGAACTCCAGGCACCGGCTGTCACCTCCAGAGGGAACACAGGGCCCTGGTGGCAGCCTCAAGGAGGAGGCTCAGGTGGGCCCTCGCCCGTCGGCCCCCATCTTCACTGGCTGCTTCCACGCCTACCCCACCGAGGTGCTGAAGCCTGTCAGCCAGCACCCCCGGGACTTCTTCCCCAGTCTTAAAGATGGGGTGTTATTAGGGCCTCCTAGCAAAGAGGAGGGGCTGCCAGCCAAAGAGCCCCAGCTGGTGTGGGGCGGGGATGCCGACCACCCCTCTGCATTCCACAAGGGCGGCTCCAGAAGGGGCGGCCTCTACCCCAAACCCAAAGCCTGCTGGGTGTCCCCCATGACCAAGGTCCCTGTCGAGAGCCCTGTGCCCCTGACCACCTTCCCAAGCTGCCCAGGCCTGGGCAACAAGCGCAGCCTGGAGGAAGAGGGCTTGGTCCATGGTGGCAAAAAACTGCGCGCAGTGTCTCCCTTTCTTAAGGAGATGGATGCCAAGGAGTGCGGGACCAAGTCTGTGGGGCCCGACTTGGCCGTCTCCTGCCTGCTGGGCCCGGCCCTGGGGCCCGCCCTCCCAGAGGCCTACAGGGGCACCATGCTGCGCTGCCCGCTGAACTTCGCCGGCACCCTGGACCCCTTAAAGGGCCAGGCCACACTCCCCTTCAGCCCACTGGTCATCCCGGCCTTCCCAGCCCACCTCCTGGCCACTGCAGCACCCTCGCCCACGGCCTCCGGCCTGATGCACTTCCCCCCCGCATCCTTCGACAGCGCCCTGCGCCACAGACTTTGCCCAGCCTCGTCTGCGTGGCACGTGCCACCTGCCACAACCTATGCAGTGCCCCACTTCTCCTTCCACCTGAACACCAAGCTGTAG
- the ARID5A gene encoding AT-rich interactive domain-containing protein 5A isoform X1, producing the protein MAPPVKGKRKQSEDSDPLDPPLSPQPDAEQNRSQSPVQLEDSPEAGGEREEEQAFLVSLYKFMKERHTPIERVPHLGFKQINLWKIYKAVEKLGAYELVTGRRLWKNVYDELGGSPGSTSAATCTRRHYERLVLPYVRHLKGEDDKPLPPSKPRKQYKMAKEPRGDDGATERPKKAKEEKRVDQMMPGKTKTDAPDLARLPSQEPSRDGMEQRSPAPGPSLPFVGASGCPEAYRRLLSSFYCKGTHGIMSPLAKKKLLAQVSKAEALQCQEEGCRHGAGGEPQAPPAIRPLENPRSPGGPAENSRHRLSPPEGTQGPGGSLKEEAQVGPRPSAPIFTGCFHAYPTEVLKPVSQHPRDFFPSLKDGVLLGPPSKEEGLPAKEPQLVWGGDADHPSAFHKGGSRRGGLYPKPKACWVSPMTKVPVESPVPLTTFPSCPGLGNKRSLEEEGLVHGGKKLRAVSPFLKEMDAKECGTKSVGPDLAVSCLLGPALGPALPEAYRGTMLRCPLNFAGTLDPLKGQATLPFSPLVIPAFPAHLLATAAPSPTASGLMHFPPASFDSALRHRLCPASSAWHVPPATTYAVPHFSFHLNTKL; encoded by the exons cACCTCCTGTCAAAGGCAAAAGGAAACAGTCAGAGGACAGTGACCCCTTAGACCCACCTCTGTCTCCACAACCCGATGCTGAGCAGAACAGGAGCCAGAGCCCCGTCCAGCTGGAG GACTCCCCCGAGGCAGGCGGGGAGCGGGAGGAGGAGCAGGCCTTCCTGGTCAGCCTCTACAAGTTCATGAAGGAGCGACACACGCCCATCGAGAGGGTGCCCCATCTCGGCTTCAAGCAGA TTAACCTGTGGAAGATCTACAAGGCTGTGGAGAAGCTGGGGGCCTATGAGCTG GTGACTGGCCGCCGCCTCTGGAAGAACGTGTATGACGAGCTGGGGGGCAGCCCGGGCAGCACCAGCGCGGCCACATGCACGCGCCGCCACTACGAGAG GTTGGTCCTCCCATATGTGCGGCACCTGAAGGGAGAGGATGACAAGCCCCTGCCCCCCTCCAAGCCCAGGAAGCAGTACAAGATGGCCAAGGAGCCTCGAGGGGATGACGGGGCCACTGAGAGGCCAAAGAAAGCCAAGGAGGAGAAGCGGGTGGACCAA atGATGCCAGGAAAGACCAAAACAGATGCCCCTGACCTGGCAAGGCTTCCTAGCCAGGAGCCCTCCAGGGATGGCATGGAACAGCGAAGCCCAGCCCCTGGGCCCTCTCTGCCCTTCGTGGGTGCCAGCGGCTGCCCTGAGGCCTACAGGCGGCTTCTGTCCAGCTTCTACTGCAAAGGGACACATGGTATCATGTCACCACTGGCCAAAAAGAAGCTTCTGGCCCAGGTGAGCAAGGCGGAGGCCTTGCAGTGCCAGGAGGAGGGCTGTCGCCACGGGGCAGGTGGGGAGCCCCAGGCACCCCCAGCTATTCGGCCCTTGGAGAATCCCCGGAGCCCAGGAGGGCCAGCCGAGAACTCCAGGCACCGGCTGTCACCTCCAGAGGGAACACAGGGCCCTGGTGGCAGCCTCAAGGAGGAGGCTCAGGTGGGCCCTCGCCCGTCGGCCCCCATCTTCACTGGCTGCTTCCACGCCTACCCCACCGAGGTGCTGAAGCCTGTCAGCCAGCACCCCCGGGACTTCTTCCCCAGTCTTAAAGATGGGGTGTTATTAGGGCCTCCTAGCAAAGAGGAGGGGCTGCCAGCCAAAGAGCCCCAGCTGGTGTGGGGCGGGGATGCCGACCACCCCTCTGCATTCCACAAGGGCGGCTCCAGAAGGGGCGGCCTCTACCCCAAACCCAAAGCCTGCTGGGTGTCCCCCATGACCAAGGTCCCTGTCGAGAGCCCTGTGCCCCTGACCACCTTCCCAAGCTGCCCAGGCCTGGGCAACAAGCGCAGCCTGGAGGAAGAGGGCTTGGTCCATGGTGGCAAAAAACTGCGCGCAGTGTCTCCCTTTCTTAAGGAGATGGATGCCAAGGAGTGCGGGACCAAGTCTGTGGGGCCCGACTTGGCCGTCTCCTGCCTGCTGGGCCCGGCCCTGGGGCCCGCCCTCCCAGAGGCCTACAGGGGCACCATGCTGCGCTGCCCGCTGAACTTCGCCGGCACCCTGGACCCCTTAAAGGGCCAGGCCACACTCCCCTTCAGCCCACTGGTCATCCCGGCCTTCCCAGCCCACCTCCTGGCCACTGCAGCACCCTCGCCCACGGCCTCCGGCCTGATGCACTTCCCCCCCGCATCCTTCGACAGCGCCCTGCGCCACAGACTTTGCCCAGCCTCGTCTGCGTGGCACGTGCCACCTGCCACAACCTATGCAGTGCCCCACTTCTCCTTCCACCTGAACACCAAGCTGTAG